One window of Mangrovibacterium diazotrophicum genomic DNA carries:
- the mfd gene encoding transcription-repair coupling factor has protein sequence MDLLEFRKIYQNHDAFKHALTSIATPKSKVHLHGLVGSLKSIFASILAEQQQQVTICILNDREEAAYFFDDLNNLQTGENVLFFPSSYKRAIQSEHLEQENIILRTEVLNQIREGNPVNIVTYPEALVEKVITGEALASNSFTVNKGDKLSIDFLNDVLFEYGFERVDFVFEPGQYSIRGSLVDIYSFSNEDPYRLDFFGDDVDSIRSFDIESQISKKQLSKIVIIPNIQSGLDDERRDNFLCFIPENSILYFNDLDLITELIENSYKQALQGDDVPEDLPNRIISGPDFKKKALQFSLIATGNRTGFDATPVIEFNSAPQPVFNKNFQLLAKNMQQNLANGYKNYILSTSEKQIERLHAIFNDQGLNVKFTDFSFTLHEGFVDHDTKIACYTDHQIFERYHRFKIKTRKDQRESITVKELNKLHPGDYVVHIDHGIGKFAGLVKTEVNGKMQEAIRLTYRDNDVLLVSIHSLHRISKYKGKEGLEPKINKLGGGAWQKLKERTKSKVKDIARDLIKLYAKRRQEKGHAFTPDSYLQNELEASFIFEDTPDQVKTTQAVKEDMERHIPMDRLVCGDVGFGKTEIAVRAAFKAATDSKQVAVLVPTTILALQHYKTFSDRLKDFPVKVEYISRLRPAAEIKRILKDVTDGKVDILIGTHRLVGKDVKFKDLGLLIVDEEQKFGVSVKEKLKQLKVNVDTLTLTATPIPRTLQFSLMGARDLSIIQTPPPNRYPIITELHGFNEDLIRDAINYELARNGQAFFIHNRVQNIYEVEATIRRIVPGVKTVVGHGQMEGPKLEKIMLDFINGEQDVLIATTIIESGLDIPNANTIIINHAENFGLSDLHQLRGRVGRSNKKAFCYLLTPPLSMVSTEARHRLQAIEEFSELGSGFNIAMRDLDIRGAGDLLGAEQSGFIADIGYETYHRILNEAIQELKQTEYKDLFEEEQQADASKAFLKNKFISDCQIDTDMELLFPDAYIQSISERMLLYRELDSMETEENLQQFEISLTDRFGKLPAPSVELLEVVRLRWVAINLGIERIILKNKKMICYFISDQQSPYYQSEAFTRVLSYVQHNPNKCRMKEKLNKLSLSFENISTVAKAKTVLSEI, from the coding sequence TTGGACTTACTCGAATTTCGTAAAATTTATCAGAACCACGATGCTTTCAAACATGCGTTGACGAGCATTGCTACCCCCAAATCTAAAGTTCACCTGCACGGATTAGTGGGGTCTCTGAAAAGCATCTTCGCCTCCATTTTGGCCGAGCAACAACAACAGGTTACCATCTGTATTTTGAACGACCGGGAAGAGGCAGCGTATTTTTTCGACGATCTGAACAACCTCCAAACCGGTGAGAACGTGCTGTTCTTTCCCAGTTCGTACAAGCGTGCCATCCAAAGTGAGCACCTGGAGCAGGAGAACATTATTTTACGAACCGAAGTCCTCAACCAAATCCGCGAAGGCAACCCGGTAAACATTGTCACCTATCCGGAGGCTTTGGTTGAGAAAGTGATCACTGGCGAAGCACTTGCCTCCAACAGCTTTACCGTAAATAAGGGTGACAAGCTTTCCATCGATTTCCTGAACGATGTGCTGTTTGAATATGGATTCGAGCGGGTCGACTTTGTGTTCGAGCCCGGTCAATATTCGATTCGGGGGAGTTTGGTCGACATTTATTCGTTCTCGAATGAAGATCCCTACCGACTCGATTTCTTTGGCGACGATGTGGACTCCATTCGAAGTTTCGATATTGAAAGCCAGATTTCGAAGAAGCAACTGTCGAAGATTGTCATCATCCCCAACATCCAAAGCGGACTGGACGATGAACGCCGGGATAATTTCCTCTGCTTCATCCCCGAAAATAGTATCCTCTATTTCAACGACCTGGACTTAATTACCGAGTTAATTGAGAACAGCTACAAACAAGCCCTGCAAGGCGATGATGTTCCGGAGGATCTGCCGAACCGCATCATCTCGGGACCGGATTTCAAAAAGAAAGCGCTTCAATTCAGCCTTATTGCAACCGGCAACCGTACCGGTTTCGACGCAACTCCTGTGATTGAATTCAACAGTGCACCGCAGCCGGTATTCAACAAGAACTTTCAGTTGTTGGCGAAAAACATGCAACAGAACCTGGCCAACGGCTACAAAAATTATATTCTTTCAACCAGCGAGAAGCAGATTGAACGTCTACACGCCATTTTCAACGACCAGGGGCTGAATGTGAAATTCACCGATTTCAGTTTCACTCTGCACGAAGGTTTTGTGGACCACGACACCAAGATCGCCTGTTACACCGACCACCAGATTTTTGAGCGCTATCACCGTTTCAAGATTAAAACCCGGAAAGACCAGCGCGAGAGCATCACGGTCAAAGAACTAAATAAACTGCACCCCGGCGATTACGTCGTGCATATCGACCATGGGATCGGGAAGTTTGCCGGCCTGGTGAAAACCGAGGTGAACGGCAAAATGCAGGAAGCCATTCGCCTGACCTACCGCGACAACGATGTGTTGTTGGTAAGTATTCATTCGCTGCACCGCATTTCAAAATACAAAGGCAAAGAAGGTCTTGAACCGAAAATCAATAAACTGGGTGGCGGTGCCTGGCAAAAGCTGAAAGAGCGCACCAAAAGCAAGGTGAAGGACATTGCGCGCGACCTGATTAAGTTGTATGCAAAGCGCCGGCAGGAAAAAGGGCATGCTTTTACGCCCGACTCGTATCTGCAGAACGAACTTGAAGCGTCGTTCATTTTCGAAGACACGCCCGATCAGGTGAAAACAACCCAGGCTGTAAAAGAAGACATGGAACGTCACATCCCGATGGACCGCCTGGTTTGTGGTGACGTAGGCTTCGGGAAAACCGAAATCGCCGTGCGCGCCGCCTTTAAAGCAGCCACCGACAGCAAACAGGTTGCCGTACTGGTTCCAACCACTATTCTGGCCCTTCAGCATTACAAAACATTCTCCGATCGTTTGAAAGATTTCCCGGTGAAGGTGGAATACATCAGCCGACTACGTCCTGCCGCTGAGATCAAACGAATTTTGAAAGATGTAACCGACGGAAAAGTTGATATTCTCATCGGCACACACCGTTTGGTGGGGAAAGATGTGAAATTCAAAGACCTCGGGTTATTAATTGTCGACGAGGAACAAAAATTCGGTGTCTCGGTGAAAGAGAAACTGAAACAACTAAAAGTGAATGTGGACACGCTTACACTAACTGCCACACCGATTCCGCGTACCTTGCAGTTTTCGCTCATGGGTGCCCGAGATTTATCCATCATTCAAACACCTCCCCCCAACCGATACCCGATTATTACGGAACTACACGGGTTCAATGAAGATTTGATCCGCGATGCGATCAACTACGAGCTGGCTCGCAACGGACAGGCATTCTTCATTCACAACCGGGTACAGAATATTTACGAAGTGGAAGCTACAATTCGTCGCATTGTTCCGGGCGTAAAAACGGTTGTCGGTCACGGACAAATGGAGGGACCGAAGCTGGAGAAAATCATGCTCGACTTTATCAATGGCGAACAGGATGTGTTGATTGCCACCACCATTATCGAGTCGGGACTGGATATTCCGAATGCGAACACAATCATCATCAACCACGCTGAAAACTTTGGTTTGAGCGACTTGCACCAGCTGCGTGGCCGCGTGGGACGTTCGAACAAAAAAGCCTTCTGTTACCTGCTGACACCTCCACTTTCGATGGTAAGCACCGAGGCCCGACACCGACTACAGGCCATCGAAGAATTCTCGGAACTGGGCAGTGGGTTCAACATTGCCATGCGCGACCTCGACATTCGTGGTGCCGGCGACTTGCTGGGAGCCGAGCAAAGCGGTTTCATTGCCGACATAGGTTACGAAACCTACCACCGCATTCTGAACGAAGCGATCCAGGAATTGAAGCAAACCGAGTACAAAGACCTGTTTGAGGAAGAACAGCAGGCCGACGCCAGCAAAGCCTTCCTGAAAAATAAATTCATCAGCGATTGCCAGATCGACACGGATATGGAATTGCTGTTCCCCGACGCATACATCCAAAGTATCTCGGAGCGTATGCTGCTCTACCGCGAGTTAGACAGCATGGAAACCGAGGAGAACCTGCAGCAATTTGAAATTAGCCTGACCGACCGATTTGGCAAGCTGCCGGCACCAAGCGTGGAGCTACTGGAAGTGGTTCGCTTGCGTTGGGTGGCTATCAACCTCGGTATTGAGCGGATCATTCTGAAGAACAAAAAAATGATCTGCTACTTTATTTCCGACCAGCAGTCGCCCTACTACCAGTCGGAAGCTTTTACCAGGGTATTGAGCTACGTGCAGCACAACCCGAATAAATGCCGCATGAAAGAAAAGTTGAACAAGTTGAGTTTAAGCTTCGAAAACATCTCGACCGTTGCTAAAGCCAAAACAGTATTGAGTGAGATTTAA
- a CDS encoding glycoside hydrolase family 10 protein, giving the protein MMRNVFALLFILLTFSGFAQSQPAPKFEFRAAWVATVNNIDWPSKPGLTVQQQKAEAIELLDLLVENGMNAVIFQVRPTADSFYPSKLEPWSRYLTGTPGRDPGYDPLKFWIDEAHKRQLEFHAWINPFRVAQDANEPLSSSHIAFKHPEWIVKYGGKLYFNPALEETRQFIAGVVKDIVLHYDVDAIHCDDYFYPYPVAGEAFPDDIQFATNPYHFGADQLEDWRRHNVDLTIQLLGKTIKATKPWVKFGISPFGVWRNIDKDARGSMTRAGVTNYDDLYADILKWLQYGWIDYVTPQLYWQIGHPAANYITLIDWWSKNAFNRDVYIGHGLYRIDAKSSTPEWTQAGQMPEQIRLTRQTPGIQGSVFFSAKQLKRNLLGLQDSLQNNLYATQALVPPMPWIDFMPPKTPVNFRKSGRKLIWEKSDFSNPMDEPRRYIVYKNKVGEQLNEADVRSIYMITEDTEIKLARRKGKKERYEFRVTALDRMNNEGKATKPEVIKW; this is encoded by the coding sequence ATGATGCGGAATGTTTTTGCTTTGCTCTTCATCCTACTGACTTTTTCTGGATTTGCACAATCGCAACCAGCCCCTAAGTTCGAATTTCGGGCAGCCTGGGTAGCTACTGTCAACAATATCGACTGGCCGTCGAAACCAGGCCTGACCGTTCAACAACAAAAAGCGGAGGCGATTGAACTGTTGGATCTGTTGGTCGAGAATGGAATGAATGCTGTTATTTTCCAGGTTCGCCCAACCGCCGATTCATTTTATCCTTCCAAACTGGAGCCGTGGTCGCGTTACCTCACTGGCACGCCCGGTAGAGATCCCGGTTACGATCCGCTGAAGTTCTGGATTGATGAAGCACACAAACGTCAATTGGAGTTCCACGCCTGGATCAACCCCTTCCGCGTTGCACAAGATGCCAACGAACCGCTTTCTTCATCACATATCGCCTTTAAACATCCGGAGTGGATTGTGAAATACGGCGGCAAACTCTATTTCAACCCGGCACTGGAAGAAACCCGTCAGTTTATCGCCGGCGTGGTGAAGGACATCGTGCTACACTACGATGTTGATGCCATCCACTGCGACGACTATTTTTACCCGTACCCCGTTGCCGGCGAAGCTTTCCCGGACGACATTCAGTTTGCCACCAATCCTTATCATTTCGGGGCTGATCAGTTGGAGGACTGGCGACGTCACAATGTTGATCTGACAATCCAATTGCTGGGCAAGACGATTAAAGCCACCAAGCCATGGGTGAAATTTGGCATCAGCCCTTTCGGCGTTTGGCGCAACATCGATAAAGATGCCCGCGGCTCGATGACCCGTGCCGGTGTTACCAATTACGACGACTTATATGCCGACATCCTGAAGTGGCTGCAGTACGGTTGGATCGACTATGTAACGCCGCAACTTTACTGGCAAATCGGGCACCCGGCTGCCAACTATATTACACTGATTGACTGGTGGAGTAAGAACGCCTTTAACCGCGACGTTTATATCGGGCACGGGCTGTACCGGATTGATGCCAAGTCGTCGACACCGGAATGGACACAGGCCGGTCAAATGCCGGAACAAATCCGACTGACCCGCCAAACTCCCGGAATTCAGGGAAGCGTATTCTTTAGCGCAAAACAACTGAAAAGAAATTTACTGGGGCTGCAGGATAGTCTTCAAAACAACCTTTACGCCACACAGGCACTGGTTCCGCCTATGCCATGGATCGATTTCATGCCTCCGAAAACTCCGGTCAACTTCCGGAAAAGTGGTCGCAAATTAATATGGGAGAAATCAGATTTCTCGAACCCCATGGATGAACCCAGACGCTACATCGTTTATAAAAACAAAGTCGGTGAGCAACTGAATGAAGCCGATGTGCGTTCAATCTACATGATTACGGAAGATACTGAAATTAAATTGGCACGACGGAAAGGCAAAAAAGAGCGCTACGAATTCCGGGTAACTGCGCTGGACCGAATGAATAATGAAGGGAAAGCAACCAAACCGGAAGTCATAAAATGGTAA
- a CDS encoding ATPase — protein MILLADSGSTKTDWLVADDFGETRRFQTSGINPFFRTTEDIVNELAPVFKLHHLPVEEIFFYGAGVVNEEKAEVIKQAMRQLFGDVRCEVASDVLGAARAVCGNTAGIACILGTGANACYYDGAQVVKGIPPMGFILGDEASGAVLGRNLIGDYFKGVMPADLREKFYAQFGVEKDTVLERVYRTEKPNKYLATFTVFLSENIGESYCRDLLHMQFRAFIERNVLQLPESADHPVSFVGSIAHFFRDILKDELERHKLTLGTIQKGPIEALLAYHFQH, from the coding sequence ATGATTTTGCTTGCAGATAGTGGTTCTACAAAAACAGATTGGTTGGTCGCGGACGATTTTGGGGAGACGCGTCGTTTTCAGACTTCGGGTATCAACCCTTTCTTCCGGACGACAGAGGATATTGTCAATGAACTGGCTCCCGTTTTTAAACTGCACCACCTGCCGGTAGAGGAAATCTTTTTTTACGGGGCGGGCGTGGTGAACGAAGAAAAAGCGGAGGTGATCAAACAGGCCATGCGCCAATTGTTTGGCGATGTTCGTTGTGAAGTAGCCAGCGACGTACTGGGTGCAGCCCGGGCAGTTTGCGGAAATACGGCGGGGATTGCCTGTATTTTAGGTACGGGAGCAAACGCGTGTTACTACGATGGCGCGCAGGTGGTGAAGGGCATTCCGCCGATGGGATTTATTTTGGGCGACGAGGCCAGTGGTGCCGTTTTAGGCCGCAATTTGATTGGCGACTACTTTAAGGGAGTGATGCCAGCCGATTTGCGCGAAAAGTTTTATGCTCAGTTTGGCGTAGAAAAGGATACGGTGTTGGAGCGTGTTTATCGTACCGAAAAGCCGAATAAATACCTCGCCACCTTCACCGTGTTTTTAAGTGAAAACATTGGTGAAAGCTATTGCCGGGATTTGTTGCACATGCAGTTTCGGGCTTTTATCGAGCGCAATGTGTTGCAATTGCCTGAGTCGGCAGATCATCCGGTTAGTTTTGTTGGCTCGATTGCCCACTTTTTTCGCGATATTCTGAAAGATGAACTAGAGAGACACAAGCTGACTTTAGGCACGATCCAAAAGGGGCCAATTGAAGCTTTACTGGCTTATCATTTTCAACATTAA
- a CDS encoding acyltransferase family protein → MQSSKRLQSLDVLRGMTIMLMIIVNNPGSWSHIYPPLEHSKWHGWTPTDLVFPFFLFIVGTAMWYSFKKTDHQLSLPMSLKIIKRTVIIFALGLFLNAFPFTGFSLESWRIMGVLQRIALAYCTASFLVLLVPVRASYWSSAIILFAYWGILLLFGGDHPLTLQDNVVRSLDLKLLGESHMYGGYGIPFDPEGLLSTLPAVVNVLFGYFAGKLIDEHENKKEVVIKLFLWGLAGFVLALIWNPFFPVNKPIWTSSYVLLTCGLAAIFLAFLIWLIDIKGIRKWAHPFLVYGMNPLFIYVLAGVWATMLWVIKLPDGTSLQGFIYNKLLVPWAGELNGSLFFALHLAIIFWIIALILYKKKIFIKI, encoded by the coding sequence ATGCAGTCAAGCAAACGACTTCAATCCCTTGATGTTCTTCGGGGAATGACCATTATGCTGATGATCATTGTGAATAATCCCGGAAGCTGGAGTCACATTTATCCGCCGCTAGAGCATTCCAAATGGCACGGATGGACACCCACCGACCTCGTTTTTCCCTTCTTTCTTTTTATTGTCGGAACAGCCATGTGGTATTCCTTCAAAAAGACAGATCACCAGCTTTCTTTACCGATGAGCCTGAAAATCATCAAACGAACCGTGATCATTTTTGCCTTGGGCTTGTTTCTGAACGCTTTCCCTTTTACTGGGTTCAGTCTTGAAAGTTGGCGAATCATGGGTGTTTTACAACGAATCGCACTGGCCTACTGCACCGCTTCCTTTCTGGTGCTTTTGGTTCCGGTCCGTGCAAGTTACTGGTCGTCGGCCATCATCTTATTTGCCTATTGGGGAATCCTCCTGCTGTTTGGTGGCGACCATCCACTCACATTGCAGGACAATGTCGTGCGTAGCCTCGATTTGAAACTACTCGGTGAAAGCCATATGTACGGAGGCTACGGTATTCCTTTCGACCCGGAAGGACTGCTGAGTACCTTACCGGCCGTTGTGAATGTTCTGTTTGGCTACTTTGCCGGGAAACTAATTGATGAGCATGAAAATAAAAAAGAAGTTGTCATCAAATTGTTTCTTTGGGGACTGGCCGGTTTTGTGTTGGCACTGATCTGGAATCCTTTTTTTCCTGTCAATAAACCTATCTGGACCAGCTCCTACGTTTTGCTGACCTGCGGGCTCGCGGCAATCTTCCTGGCATTCCTCATTTGGTTGATCGACATCAAAGGAATACGAAAATGGGCACACCCCTTCCTGGTTTACGGCATGAACCCGCTGTTCATTTATGTACTTGCCGGCGTGTGGGCCACCATGCTCTGGGTGATCAAACTTCCGGACGGAACGAGCCTCCAGGGGTTCATTTACAACAAATTACTGGTTCCATGGGCGGGCGAGCTCAACGGGTCGCTGTTTTTTGCCTTGCATTTGGCCATAATTTTCTGGATAATTGCCCTTATTTTGTACAAAAAGAAAATATTCATCAAAATCTAA
- a CDS encoding VOC family protein has protein sequence MQFRYARHTPDLNALEDFYTGVLGLEVLGRFEGHSGYDGVFLGKEGKGWHFEFTQSEDLPEHSSDDDDLLVFYAESQLEYDTIWAAIHEGGLELVLPKNPYWIEHGICILDPDGFRVMISRQRVKG, from the coding sequence ATGCAATTCAGATATGCCCGTCACACCCCCGATTTAAATGCTTTGGAAGATTTTTACACCGGCGTTTTGGGACTTGAAGTGCTTGGCCGTTTCGAAGGTCATTCGGGTTACGATGGTGTTTTTCTGGGTAAAGAGGGAAAAGGATGGCACTTTGAGTTCACCCAATCCGAAGACTTGCCGGAGCACAGTTCGGATGACGATGATTTGCTGGTCTTTTATGCCGAGTCTCAACTGGAGTACGACACGATTTGGGCTGCGATTCATGAAGGCGGATTGGAACTGGTTTTGCCGAAAAATCCGTATTGGATTGAACACGGCATTTGCATTCTGGACCCCGATGGTTTTCGGGTGATGATTAGCCGCCAGCGGGTGAAAGGTTAG
- a CDS encoding BlaI/MecI/CopY family transcriptional regulator, translated as MELIQLTKAEEQVMQYVWKLKETVVKDVVEQFDDPKPAYTTVATVLSVLEKKGFVGRKKIGNTNLFFPEVTKAEYTKFQFGSLLKNYFNGSFPKMATFFARENQLDLADLEAILKEAEQELNKPDQTAD; from the coding sequence ATGGAACTGATTCAATTGACCAAAGCAGAAGAACAAGTGATGCAATATGTTTGGAAACTGAAGGAGACTGTAGTTAAAGACGTTGTGGAACAATTTGACGATCCGAAACCAGCTTATACGACCGTTGCCACTGTCCTGTCGGTACTGGAGAAAAAAGGTTTTGTTGGTCGCAAAAAAATTGGCAACACCAATCTGTTCTTTCCTGAAGTGACCAAAGCCGAATACACGAAGTTCCAATTTGGATCCTTGTTGAAAAACTACTTTAACGGTTCGTTCCCGAAAATGGCGACCTTCTTTGCCCGCGAGAACCAACTGGATTTAGCCGACCTCGAAGCCATTTTAAAAGAAGCCGAACAAGAACTGAACAAACCAGATCAAACAGCAGACTAA
- a CDS encoding glycosyltransferase family 2 protein, whose product MQIDSFIAWIGLKETQDIVDQLRQLPLVRSIYVLAPKPVEVAGANCLTTGLPLSTQTIKTITEHAQSDYALLALNEKQLTIGQFALERLIQLADYTDATMLYTDYYEEKEGVLAAHPVIAYQEGSLRDDFNFGPVQLYRTDVLKTFEAAVTGDWNHAGYYALRLLASRMGEITRVPELLFTMAETDTRKSGEKLFDYVTSSARERQIELEQACTVHLQKIGAFLKPDFKTVQFEDGFPVEATVVIPVRNRIKTIKDAVDSVLSQNCNFAFNLIIIDNHSTDGTTELLQSYTDDRLIHLIPERNDLGIGGCWNEAVFHPQCGRFAVQLDSDDLYFDETTLQQVVDKFHEEQCAMVIGSYQMCNFKLEEIPPGLIEHREWTPENGPNNALRINGLGAPRAFYTPIYRDIRIPNTSYGEDYAMGLAISRQWKIGRIYNPIYRCRRWEDNSDASLDINKQNAHNQYKDGLRTFELKARLKLNKLES is encoded by the coding sequence ATGCAAATTGACAGTTTTATCGCCTGGATCGGGCTCAAAGAAACACAAGATATCGTTGACCAACTTCGGCAATTGCCCTTGGTCAGATCAATTTATGTTTTAGCGCCGAAACCGGTTGAAGTGGCCGGTGCAAACTGTTTAACTACCGGTCTGCCGTTGTCGACACAAACCATCAAGACAATAACAGAACATGCGCAAAGTGACTACGCTTTGCTGGCCCTCAACGAAAAACAATTGACCATCGGCCAATTCGCATTGGAACGCCTGATACAATTGGCAGATTACACCGACGCGACCATGCTGTACACCGACTACTACGAAGAAAAAGAAGGTGTATTGGCGGCGCACCCGGTAATTGCCTACCAGGAAGGTAGCCTGCGCGACGATTTCAACTTTGGCCCGGTACAATTGTACCGCACGGATGTGTTGAAAACATTCGAAGCGGCCGTTACCGGCGATTGGAACCATGCGGGTTACTATGCTTTGCGCTTGCTGGCCTCTCGCATGGGCGAAATTACGCGAGTTCCTGAATTGCTGTTCACCATGGCGGAAACCGACACCCGGAAGTCGGGAGAAAAGTTATTCGACTACGTGACCAGTTCGGCCCGGGAACGGCAAATCGAGTTGGAACAGGCCTGTACCGTTCACCTGCAAAAAATAGGCGCCTTTTTGAAACCGGATTTTAAAACGGTTCAGTTCGAGGACGGTTTCCCGGTTGAAGCCACTGTCGTCATTCCTGTTCGGAATCGGATCAAAACCATCAAAGATGCGGTAGACTCAGTGCTGTCTCAGAACTGTAATTTTGCCTTTAACCTAATTATCATCGATAATCACTCAACCGACGGAACAACGGAACTACTCCAAAGTTACACGGACGATCGGCTGATTCATCTCATTCCCGAACGCAACGATTTAGGAATTGGTGGTTGCTGGAACGAAGCCGTTTTCCATCCGCAATGTGGCCGTTTCGCTGTTCAACTCGATAGCGATGATTTGTATTTTGATGAAACAACCTTGCAACAGGTGGTCGACAAGTTTCACGAGGAGCAGTGCGCCATGGTCATTGGATCGTACCAGATGTGTAATTTCAAGTTGGAAGAGATTCCACCGGGACTAATCGAACACAGGGAATGGACTCCGGAGAATGGCCCCAACAATGCGCTGCGAATTAACGGACTGGGAGCACCGAGGGCATTTTACACACCGATTTACCGAGACATTCGGATTCCGAATACCAGCTACGGCGAAGATTACGCCATGGGCCTGGCTATTTCACGCCAATGGAAAATTGGCCGGATTTACAACCCCATCTACCGCTGCCGCCGTTGGGAAGACAACTCGGATGCATCGTTGGATATTAACAAGCAAAATGCGCACAACCAATACAAAGATGGTCTGCGTACGTTTGAGCTGAAGGCACGGTTGAAGCTAAACAAACTGGAGTCATAA
- a CDS encoding TonB family protein: protein METILQIIIRISIGSALFYAFYALLLRKTTFFKLNRLYLLAAIVLPVLFALFPLQYTVWVEGKTPVQAEDWAELFKSTTTVPNDQLLATDNGFSWSSVLIAIYCTGLFLLALRLLIQSIKPIRLILTNKKGKSGNYSIVENRHFSVPFSFFNHIFIHPEYHKQEDLDVILAHEEVHIRERHWIDLLVIELFTLVFWFNPISWLLEQAIKQNHEYLADQGVLSRGQSPARYQLLLVNQLMGMQVLGLSNNLNFALGPTRLNMMKKQKTSRKQLLRFGLLFPVVAGLLFAFAQPKYHLKQDQQSPTPINSTSLQVDNNENNIILAGTVQSEFNLPMPGASIVIQGTTIGTVAGPDGRFKLELPEGTKVFLNKEPKEKPEKIWLAVKLPNAEPMRLVASFVGYHRGLTSINDNNSEKPLVRFIMNRSLNNISTDFKEGDVPPPPPPPVPESIRRSGSDEVFVVVEEMPQYPGGQYALAKYINEKKKEIKNKEFFDGIKLSGTAVIRFTVSETGTPTNFDLWDSSGNEKVDQYAATIVKGMEDWTPGKQRGKAVPVDYAVKIEF, encoded by the coding sequence ATGGAAACAATCCTGCAAATCATCATCCGAATCAGCATTGGGAGCGCACTATTTTATGCATTCTATGCACTGTTGTTGCGTAAAACCACCTTCTTTAAGTTGAATCGCCTGTACCTGCTGGCCGCCATAGTTTTGCCCGTATTATTTGCCTTGTTTCCATTGCAATACACGGTTTGGGTAGAAGGAAAAACTCCGGTACAAGCAGAAGATTGGGCCGAACTATTCAAGTCAACTACAACAGTTCCCAATGATCAGTTGCTAGCCACCGATAATGGATTTAGCTGGTCGTCTGTACTCATTGCCATTTATTGCACCGGTTTGTTTTTACTGGCCCTGCGGCTGTTGATCCAAAGCATTAAGCCCATTCGATTGATCTTAACCAATAAAAAAGGGAAAAGCGGCAATTACTCAATTGTCGAGAACCGACACTTTTCGGTTCCGTTCTCCTTTTTCAATCATATTTTCATTCATCCTGAATATCACAAGCAGGAAGATTTGGATGTCATCCTGGCTCACGAAGAAGTGCACATTCGCGAGCGACACTGGATTGATCTGCTCGTTATAGAACTGTTCACGCTGGTCTTTTGGTTTAACCCCATCAGCTGGCTACTGGAACAGGCCATTAAACAAAATCACGAATACCTGGCCGATCAAGGTGTACTTTCCCGGGGCCAATCACCAGCCAGGTATCAGCTTTTATTAGTTAATCAGCTGATGGGCATGCAGGTGCTCGGCTTATCGAACAACCTGAACTTCGCCCTTGGCCCAACCCGTTTAAACATGATGAAAAAACAAAAAACATCACGAAAACAATTGCTACGCTTCGGATTGCTTTTCCCTGTTGTTGCAGGACTATTATTTGCTTTTGCGCAACCGAAGTATCATCTGAAGCAAGATCAGCAATCTCCAACTCCGATCAATAGCACTTCTCTTCAAGTGGATAATAATGAAAACAATATCATCTTAGCAGGCACTGTTCAGAGTGAATTTAATCTCCCAATGCCCGGTGCTTCCATTGTTATTCAAGGAACGACAATTGGAACGGTTGCTGGTCCTGATGGAAGATTCAAACTTGAATTACCTGAAGGAACAAAAGTTTTTCTAAATAAAGAGCCAAAAGAAAAACCAGAGAAAATCTGGCTCGCCGTGAAACTTCCGAATGCGGAACCGATGCGACTCGTCGCCTCCTTCGTGGGTTACCACCGAGGGCTAACAAGCATAAACGACAACAATTCAGAAAAACCGTTGGTGAGATTTATAATGAATAGAAGCCTTAATAATATCTCAACGGATTTTAAAGAAGGGGATGTTCCACCACCACCTCCTCCTCCAGTTCCGGAATCAATCCGTCGTTCTGGTTCTGACGAAGTATTTGTTGTGGTTGAAGAGATGCCGCAATATCCCGGAGGACAGTATGCGTTAGCGAAATATATAAACGAGAAAAAGAAAGAAATAAAAAACAAGGAGTTTTTTGACGGCATTAAACTTTCCGGAACTGCTGTAATTAGGTTCACTGTTTCAGAAACAGGAACACCAACTAATTTCGACCTGTGGGATAGTAGTGGCAATGAAAAGGTCGACCAATATGCGGCCACTATAGTCAAAGGAATGGAAGATTGGACACCCGGCAAGCAGCGCGGCAAAGCCGTTCCGGTGGATTATGCCGTAAAAATTGAGTTTTAA